The Desmonostoc muscorum LEGE 12446 genome includes a region encoding these proteins:
- a CDS encoding MFS transporter — MKVAQKIPSDSIFSNGLSALYIISFLSGVSLGFFNPFISTLMAQNQVDDILIGANSTVYFLVIALVTPFVTKLLRKFGLRKTMISGLVLMAFSASLFPMTTEVHLWFLIRILMGIACCLYLVSGQTGLNYFSHEGNRGMVNGINALALTFGFGVGPLVGSSLYQISPQLSFCFGSLVILSGVIVVWIGLPQKILVSQTSTRANILSKVQLPLVGAFAYGFAESTLISLYPVFLLKQNYSIDKIGSTFAIFLVGGLISTVPFAYIGDKYGRLKTLLAAVCIVLFSFILLSFSENITATSIFSFTVGVGIAPIFPLALALIGENVSRNEISSGTARFMQTYSFGCTAGPIFSSVVMQNIGERYIFSLVIVGLAIFSSCIVRKMTHIKTAG, encoded by the coding sequence ATGAAAGTAGCTCAAAAAATACCATCAGATTCCATTTTCTCCAATGGACTATCAGCCTTATATATCATCTCTTTTTTATCAGGTGTTTCCTTAGGATTTTTTAATCCTTTCATTTCAACTTTGATGGCTCAAAATCAAGTTGATGATATCTTGATTGGAGCCAATTCTACCGTATATTTCCTTGTCATTGCCTTAGTAACTCCCTTCGTAACCAAATTATTACGCAAATTTGGATTGCGGAAAACAATGATATCTGGCTTAGTGCTGATGGCTTTTTCTGCATCTCTATTTCCCATGACAACAGAAGTCCACTTATGGTTTTTAATCCGTATTCTCATGGGTATAGCTTGCTGTTTGTATTTAGTTAGTGGACAAACTGGATTGAATTATTTTTCTCACGAGGGAAATAGAGGTATGGTGAACGGCATTAATGCTCTAGCTTTAACTTTTGGTTTTGGTGTCGGTCCTCTTGTCGGCTCTTCACTATACCAAATTTCTCCACAACTTTCTTTTTGTTTTGGTAGTCTTGTAATTCTCAGCGGAGTAATTGTAGTTTGGATAGGTTTACCTCAAAAAATTCTTGTTTCCCAAACATCTACTCGCGCCAACATTCTCAGCAAAGTTCAACTTCCTTTAGTTGGTGCATTTGCCTATGGGTTTGCTGAATCTACTTTAATCAGTTTATATCCAGTATTTCTGTTGAAACAAAACTATAGTATAGATAAAATTGGTTCTACTTTTGCGATTTTTCTAGTTGGCGGTTTGATTAGTACTGTTCCCTTTGCTTACATTGGGGACAAATATGGTAGGTTAAAAACCCTATTAGCTGCTGTTTGTATTGTACTCTTTTCATTTATACTTCTTTCATTTAGTGAGAACATTACTGCTACCAGTATATTTTCATTTACTGTAGGAGTTGGTATAGCTCCCATTTTCCCTTTAGCATTGGCATTAATTGGTGAAAATGTTTCTAGAAATGAAATTTCTTCAGGGACTGCTAGATTCATGCAAACTTATAGTTTTGGATGTACCGCAGGACCGATATTTTCCTCTGTTGTCATGCAAAATATCGGCGAGCGTTACATATTTAGTTTAGTTATAGTCGGCTTAGCAATCTTTTCATCCTGCATTGTCAGAAAAATGACGCATATAAAAACAGCAGGGTAA
- a CDS encoding DUF4386 family protein, protein MVLIVESLLLFVPVFILGGAINWPASLSEPASFMLPLLIQQAEPVRIGYLIYLIYSLLFWVVALFTARVISNGETNSVWLQVATGFGIASTVTRCLGIIRWLVAMPALAQVYTDSSTSAQTRQAIAVVYKTLNDYAGSVGEVLGVSLFTVLWLTIISIYLLRSKTLPRWLGMFGIIAALFLATQLLELFGVDLGAFISVSVTILQLWFLVTGVTLLRHKSV, encoded by the coding sequence CTGGTATTAATTGTTGAAAGTCTGCTGTTGTTTGTGCCAGTTTTTATTCTTGGTGGAGCAATTAACTGGCCTGCTAGCCTCAGCGAACCTGCTAGTTTCATGTTGCCATTGCTAATTCAACAGGCTGAACCAGTGAGAATTGGTTATCTCATCTACCTTATTTATTCACTACTTTTTTGGGTAGTGGCTTTATTCACTGCTCGTGTCATTAGCAATGGAGAGACAAACTCTGTATGGCTTCAAGTTGCAACAGGTTTCGGAATTGCATCTACAGTCACTCGTTGCCTTGGGATTATTCGCTGGTTAGTAGCGATGCCAGCTCTAGCACAAGTCTACACTGATTCTTCAACCTCTGCACAAACCCGTCAAGCGATCGCTGTTGTCTATAAAACCCTCAATGACTACGCTGGATCTGTCGGTGAAGTATTGGGTGTTAGCCTATTTACCGTATTGTGGTTAACGATCATCTCTATTTACTTATTGCGGTCAAAAACACTACCACGTTGGCTAGGAATGTTTGGGATCATTGCTGCTCTGTTTTTGGCAACTCAATTATTAGAACTATTTGGGGTAGATTTGGGAGCATTTATCAGTGTATCAGTTACCATACTCCAACTCTGGTTTCTAGTCACAGGTGTGACGTTATTAAGACACAAGAGTGTCTAA
- a CDS encoding SDR family oxidoreductase yields the protein MNKTEELHVIFGTGPLAKAVMRELLIRNKRVRMINRSGKADVPSNVEIIASDAYVPENTRAVTAGATVVYQCAQPGYTQWPEFFPSLQASIVKGVAANGAKLVVGDNLYMYGPVNGVLREDLPNAATTRKGTVRAQMAEALLDAHRRGIVRVAIGRASDFYGPEVLGSAMGDRIFPSVLAGKAASAVGEIDLPHTYTFIDDFGKALVVLGEHDEALGQIWHVPNADTITTREFITIAFEETGHPAKISKMGKFMMRLGGIFIPEARESVEMMYEFDEPFVVNHNKYVQAFGNHATPLREAIRRTLAWYSKHEHLKTLTV from the coding sequence ATGAACAAAACAGAAGAACTCCATGTAATTTTTGGTACTGGACCACTAGCAAAAGCCGTCATGCGCGAACTACTGATTCGCAACAAACGGGTGCGAATGATCAACCGCAGTGGCAAAGCCGATGTACCTTCTAATGTTGAAATCATCGCCAGCGATGCTTACGTTCCTGAAAATACACGTGCGGTTACTGCTGGGGCAACAGTAGTTTACCAATGCGCCCAGCCGGGTTACACTCAATGGCCAGAGTTTTTTCCATCCTTGCAAGCAAGCATTGTCAAAGGGGTGGCTGCCAATGGCGCGAAGCTAGTTGTGGGAGATAATCTCTATATGTATGGCCCTGTGAATGGTGTTCTGCGGGAAGATTTGCCCAATGCCGCAACCACCCGTAAAGGCACTGTCCGGGCCCAGATGGCAGAGGCTCTTTTGGATGCACACCGCCGTGGTATTGTACGAGTTGCTATTGGTCGAGCATCGGACTTTTATGGGCCAGAAGTGCTTGGTTCTGCAATGGGCGATCGCATTTTTCCTTCTGTACTGGCTGGGAAGGCTGCATCAGCAGTGGGTGAAATTGATCTGCCTCATACGTATACCTTTATCGATGACTTTGGTAAGGCATTGGTGGTGTTAGGCGAACACGATGAAGCATTGGGTCAAATTTGGCATGTCCCGAATGCTGACACCATTACTACTCGCGAGTTTATCACCATAGCTTTTGAGGAAACTGGACACCCAGCAAAAATAAGTAAGATGGGTAAGTTTATGATGCGACTAGGTGGTATTTTTATCCCAGAAGCTCGTGAAAGCGTCGAGATGATGTATGAGTTTGATGAGCCATTTGTTGTCAATCATAATAAGTACGTCCAAGCATTCGGCAACCATGCCACCCCTTTACGTGAGGCTATTCGGCGCACTTTGGCATGGTATAGCAAACACGAACATCTCAAAACCTTAACAGTGTAA
- a CDS encoding DUF2085 domain-containing protein, with protein sequence MQRIVSAKQLQSAKNLNWVSLIADIMLAGMVVGPLTAPFLAASGLSLLGAIANIIYFMGNHVCPQPTMGLDLAPPYIMAVCMRCYGTVTGLLITRLLYGVTGGKGFYWLSQYGWSGAALASVLMMAYPLELAAQVFGLWSFNNYVVTPFGLITGLAWGLFTMPILHGWQTAKIS encoded by the coding sequence ATGCAAAGAATCGTTTCCGCTAAGCAATTACAATCTGCCAAAAATCTCAATTGGGTCAGTTTGATTGCTGACATTATGCTAGCGGGGATGGTTGTCGGACCTTTAACTGCTCCCTTTTTGGCTGCGTCTGGGTTGTCTTTGCTTGGAGCGATCGCCAATATCATTTATTTTATGGGTAATCATGTATGTCCACAACCGACTATGGGCTTAGATTTAGCACCCCCCTATATTATGGCTGTATGTATGCGCTGCTACGGTACTGTCACGGGTTTGTTGATTACTCGTCTGTTGTATGGGGTTACAGGTGGTAAAGGTTTTTACTGGTTAAGTCAGTATGGCTGGAGTGGTGCAGCCTTAGCTAGTGTGCTAATGATGGCTTATCCGTTGGAATTGGCTGCACAGGTTTTCGGTTTGTGGAGTTTTAATAATTATGTGGTTACGCCCTTTGGGTTGATTACGGGTTTGGCGTGGGGATTGTTTACCATGCCAATTTTACACGGGTGGCAGACTGCTAAAATCAGCTGA
- a CDS encoding DUF6014 family protein, with translation MPQLTLVQPKISSDEELNIAHQIIWSLEQNNLNNTILLLERLSEGRMFPQPWIQATKYALKNEDWSVLSEGFIRKEFIGTDGYFLLIAPHQLSYEEGGVIKLSAILGKVMPIDCVPLKDIEEQVLNVFGKLLQPITEIIPFTCLFACSRFYSEDSEAFIVPESWMIPGSLEGPVINNLARHRQRFHQVVRRNIPLIFEPETANLLLDSLADETIGSQRQHIEYQYHDAGHATGLGIKRKIQDKLLSTYWFAGIEEWRADSVEFDLAIRTMPNAEVGKLIAANLCLRFGIDAQRWGGYDYDTHATSSLFNLEYLFRSSAMHIKKDKLALRNPDYQSLVKAIEMQRAEAVSITREELFLEHPTGILGCYHSIKVHQSTKEIFRKFIVGASKDTLEN, from the coding sequence ATGCCTCAGTTAACACTTGTTCAGCCTAAAATTAGTAGCGATGAAGAACTAAATATAGCTCATCAAATTATTTGGAGTCTAGAGCAGAATAACTTGAATAATACCATCCTATTGCTCGAACGACTTAGTGAAGGAAGAATGTTTCCTCAACCTTGGATTCAAGCAACCAAATATGCTTTAAAAAATGAAGATTGGTCTGTTTTATCTGAAGGTTTTATTAGGAAAGAGTTTATCGGGACAGATGGCTATTTTCTTTTAATTGCTCCCCATCAGCTTTCTTATGAAGAAGGCGGAGTTATTAAGCTGAGCGCTATTTTGGGCAAGGTGATGCCTATAGATTGTGTACCACTTAAAGACATAGAAGAACAAGTATTAAATGTCTTTGGAAAATTATTACAACCAATTACAGAGATTATTCCCTTTACATGTCTTTTTGCTTGTAGCCGCTTTTACAGTGAAGATAGTGAAGCTTTTATTGTGCCAGAATCATGGATGATACCTGGTAGTTTGGAAGGTCCAGTTATTAACAATTTAGCACGTCATCGACAACGATTTCATCAAGTTGTCCGTAGAAACATTCCCCTTATATTTGAGCCTGAAACAGCTAATCTCTTGTTAGATTCTCTCGCAGATGAAACGATAGGTTCACAGCGCCAACACATTGAGTATCAATACCATGATGCTGGTCATGCAACAGGTTTAGGTATTAAACGTAAAATACAAGATAAGTTGTTATCTACATACTGGTTTGCTGGGATTGAAGAATGGAGAGCGGATAGCGTAGAGTTTGATTTGGCAATTCGGACAATGCCAAATGCAGAAGTCGGGAAATTAATAGCTGCTAATTTGTGTCTGCGTTTTGGCATAGATGCTCAACGCTGGGGAGGTTATGATTATGATACTCATGCAACCTCTAGTTTGTTTAACTTAGAGTATCTTTTTAGAAGTTCAGCTATGCACATTAAAAAAGATAAGCTTGCTCTTCGGAATCCAGATTATCAAAGCTTAGTCAAAGCTATAGAAATGCAGCGTGCAGAGGCTGTATCCATTACACGAGAGGAGTTATTTCTGGAACATCCTACAGGAATTTTAGGTTGTTATCATTCGATTAAAGTACATCAATCCACTAAAGAGATTTTTCGGAAGTTCATAGTGGGAGCGTCAAAAGATACGCTGGAAAATTGA
- a CDS encoding cysteine desulfurase-like protein, with the protein MQSFDVTWARAQFPALAQHTKGRPNIFFDGPGGTQTPQQVVDAISNYLIYANANTHGAFGRSIQTDETIVAARTAMAQFLGCDKDEIVFGSNMTSLTFALSRAIGRQLNPGDEIIVTKLDHDANFAPWLALEERGVVVRVVDINVEDCTLDMTSLVKQINKNTRLVAVGYASNAVGTINDVAEIARLAHNVGALVFVDAVHYAPHGPIDVQAINCDFLVCSPYKFFGPHIGVLYGKREHLGRFRPYKVRPASDNIPDCWETGTQNHEAMAGTIAAVNYIAELGRRIAPNALGYRKQILTAMKAICTYERELCEQLVTGLLKIPNLTFYGIRALENFDWRTPTIGIRLEGYTPGELAQILSERGISTWDGNHYAINLTERLGIETTGGLLRIGLVHYNTSEEIEFLLKQLNEISSAKSFPSLVCR; encoded by the coding sequence ATGCAATCTTTCGATGTTACTTGGGCACGTGCCCAATTTCCCGCACTTGCACAACACACCAAAGGACGACCAAATATTTTCTTTGATGGTCCTGGTGGAACACAGACACCTCAACAGGTTGTTGATGCAATTAGCAACTATTTGATATATGCAAATGCTAATACTCACGGCGCCTTTGGTAGAAGTATACAAACCGACGAAACAATAGTTGCAGCTCGCACTGCTATGGCTCAGTTTCTAGGATGTGACAAAGATGAGATTGTATTTGGTTCTAATATGACTTCCTTAACATTTGCCCTCAGTCGGGCAATTGGTCGTCAGTTAAATCCAGGAGACGAAATTATTGTCACAAAACTAGACCATGACGCTAATTTTGCACCTTGGTTAGCCTTAGAAGAACGTGGTGTTGTTGTACGTGTTGTAGATATCAATGTTGAAGATTGCACACTCGATATGACTAGCCTGGTAAAACAAATTAATAAAAATACCCGACTAGTTGCAGTAGGCTATGCTTCTAATGCTGTGGGAACTATAAATGATGTAGCTGAAATAGCGCGACTAGCTCATAATGTTGGTGCATTAGTGTTTGTTGATGCTGTGCATTATGCTCCTCATGGACCTATTGATGTCCAGGCGATTAACTGTGACTTTTTAGTTTGTTCACCATATAAGTTTTTTGGCCCGCATATAGGCGTTCTTTACGGTAAACGCGAACATCTTGGTCGTTTCCGTCCTTATAAAGTTCGACCTGCTTCAGACAATATTCCTGATTGTTGGGAAACTGGTACACAAAATCATGAAGCAATGGCTGGCACAATAGCAGCTGTTAATTATATTGCTGAACTTGGTCGTAGAATTGCTCCCAATGCTTTAGGTTATCGCAAACAAATACTAACAGCAATGAAAGCAATCTGTACTTATGAAAGAGAGCTTTGTGAGCAACTAGTCACTGGATTACTGAAAATTCCTAATTTAACCTTCTATGGTATCCGTGCTTTAGAGAATTTTGATTGGCGTACCCCAACAATTGGAATTCGTTTAGAGGGTTACACTCCGGGTGAATTAGCCCAAATATTATCTGAGCGTGGTATCTCCACTTGGGATGGTAATCATTACGCCATCAACTTAACTGAACGTTTAGGTATTGAGACAACTGGAGGTCTATTACGTATTGGGCTGGTTCACTATAATACGTCTGAAGAAATTGAGTTTTTACTAAAACAATTGAATGAAATTAGTAGTGCTAAATCATTCCCAAGTTTAGTGTGCAGATAA
- a CDS encoding iron-containing redox enzyme family protein: MKNGKELFLYNRSILDADAYKKMLQIEKSWIDEVFDSIQSKIKVIKSRAEFKEAFNNFLLEERNASPDDYDYISTQISLKEFQVIVQEFAIDGLTEAQSFLSIISRLPLTAQMPMLRVLIDEFGCGNYEYSHSHLYHKLLCELEMPTSIENYLDILNPESYAFLNIFYWLTMRASYVEYFLGALAYLESMIPFTFKCFADACERLNITNSKYYTEHIHIDNFHAKDMLRTLWEVESAVGLDYTKVWTGIQIASLIIAQAFDAALKKAKTEIVETTESKKKNQSSTSEFVSANVDNYSEYFPVDLKEKKYLLPKKCPHREGRMYCGSINENSGTIICPLHFSKFDIATGQVLSGPTSEHLDIIEVSSQV; the protein is encoded by the coding sequence ATGAAGAATGGTAAAGAATTATTTTTATATAACCGCAGCATTTTAGATGCAGATGCTTATAAAAAGATGCTGCAAATTGAAAAATCATGGATAGATGAAGTTTTTGATTCTATTCAAAGCAAAATAAAAGTTATTAAATCAAGAGCAGAGTTTAAAGAAGCATTCAATAATTTTCTTTTGGAAGAACGTAACGCATCTCCAGATGATTACGACTACATATCAACTCAGATAAGTCTCAAGGAGTTTCAGGTAATTGTTCAAGAATTTGCTATTGATGGCTTAACTGAAGCCCAATCATTTTTATCCATAATTAGTAGGCTTCCATTAACAGCCCAAATGCCTATGCTCAGGGTATTAATTGATGAATTTGGTTGTGGTAACTATGAATATTCACATTCTCACCTCTACCATAAACTACTATGCGAATTAGAAATGCCTACCAGTATTGAAAATTATTTAGATATTCTCAATCCTGAAAGCTACGCTTTTTTAAATATATTCTACTGGTTGACAATGAGGGCATCCTATGTTGAATATTTTTTAGGAGCTTTAGCATACTTAGAAAGTATGATTCCTTTTACCTTTAAATGCTTTGCTGATGCGTGTGAAAGACTGAATATTACGAATAGTAAATACTATACAGAACATATCCACATTGATAATTTTCATGCTAAGGATATGTTACGTACATTATGGGAAGTCGAGTCTGCTGTTGGTCTTGACTATACAAAGGTATGGACAGGTATTCAAATAGCAAGTTTAATTATTGCACAAGCTTTTGATGCAGCTCTTAAAAAAGCAAAAACAGAAATTGTTGAGACTACAGAAAGTAAGAAGAAAAATCAGAGTTCAACTTCGGAATTTGTTTCTGCTAATGTAGATAATTATTCTGAATATTTCCCCGTTGACCTAAAAGAGAAAAAATATCTACTTCCTAAAAAATGTCCTCACAGAGAAGGCAGAATGTATTGTGGTTCTATCAATGAAAATAGCGGGACTATTATTTGTCCTCTGCACTTTTCTAAATTTGATATTGCTACAGGGCAAGTCTTATCAGGTCCTACATCTGAACACCTTGATATTATTGAGGTAAGTAGCCAGGTGTAA
- a CDS encoding DUF6190 family protein, whose product MNISQPELIDSSLFLGMHSINEETRIVCKNYFVERLQTTISMSLEHVGGCDNIIWLYPRELQDAYYPFMDTLHTIMNIKRLPYEENDIKIALTDSELQALPMYDRLLIGFAKNRKKIVYTVNKKLIDSGKLPVFNPPISQEKSFPESLEKLYQVSLQLKIPDIELTSDYYNNSDS is encoded by the coding sequence GTGAATATTTCTCAACCAGAATTAATTGATTCATCGTTGTTTTTAGGAATGCATAGTATTAATGAAGAAACTAGAATTGTATGTAAAAATTATTTTGTAGAGCGTTTACAGACAACAATAAGCATGAGCTTAGAACATGTTGGAGGCTGCGACAATATTATTTGGCTGTATCCACGAGAATTACAAGACGCTTACTACCCCTTCATGGATACACTACATACAATTATGAATATCAAAAGGCTTCCCTATGAAGAAAACGATATTAAAATAGCCCTAACTGACTCAGAGTTACAAGCTTTACCTATGTATGATAGGTTATTAATTGGATTTGCAAAAAACCGTAAAAAAATCGTCTATACGGTGAACAAAAAGCTTATCGATAGTGGTAAATTACCAGTTTTTAATCCCCCTATTTCTCAAGAAAAGAGTTTTCCTGAATCATTAGAAAAATTGTACCAAGTATCTTTGCAATTAAAAATACCAGACATTGAACTTACTAGCGATTACTATAACAATTCTGACAGTTAG
- a CDS encoding 50S ribosomal protein L11 methyltransferase, which yields MTLNTSLLSNYQSEEVWLPFSESILEWDIDFHELMLGDRIRMVAYKNAIKEVVKPGMVVLDLGTGTGILGLWALQAGAKHLYAIDVNKDILAIASQNFEQNGFSGKFDVFHGMSYDINLPTRVDLIISEIMGNIADNEDFVPILTDAYNRFLKKSGIMLPSRVCSQLVPINSPKAHQQVQSKKVKRINANYSIEKLLQRLATKSPFDTYYDVIIPDTSYLSTPQVAKEFNMDGNDQAVYETTLNFTVEVDGIFTGFKGSFAASLSDSVTLDISGSDIASHTTSDSWKHCYLPVQTPVEVKHGDEIYLVFRRSYPQQRDSLFRQCYKWNGTIKRHGKIINAFYQSMES from the coding sequence ATGACACTCAATACTTCTTTACTTAGCAATTATCAATCAGAAGAAGTCTGGTTACCTTTTTCAGAAAGCATTTTAGAATGGGATATTGATTTTCATGAATTAATGCTTGGCGATCGCATCAGAATGGTAGCTTATAAAAACGCCATCAAAGAAGTAGTCAAGCCGGGAATGGTAGTTTTAGACCTTGGTACTGGAACAGGAATTTTAGGATTGTGGGCTTTGCAAGCAGGTGCAAAACATTTGTATGCCATTGATGTTAATAAAGACATACTTGCCATCGCCAGCCAAAATTTTGAACAAAATGGTTTTTCTGGAAAATTTGATGTTTTTCATGGTATGTCCTATGACATAAACTTGCCAACACGAGTTGATTTGATTATTTCAGAAATTATGGGAAATATCGCAGACAATGAAGATTTTGTCCCAATTTTGACAGATGCATATAACCGTTTTCTGAAAAAATCAGGAATCATGTTGCCGTCTAGAGTGTGCAGTCAGTTAGTACCAATTAATTCACCCAAAGCTCATCAGCAAGTTCAATCTAAAAAAGTCAAAAGAATAAATGCAAACTATAGCATAGAAAAACTATTGCAAAGATTAGCAACTAAAAGTCCGTTTGATACTTATTACGATGTAATTATTCCAGATACAAGTTACTTGAGTACTCCTCAGGTAGCGAAAGAATTTAACATGGATGGAAACGATCAAGCTGTTTATGAAACTACTCTGAATTTTACTGTAGAAGTAGATGGTATTTTTACAGGATTCAAAGGAAGCTTTGCTGCTAGTCTTTCTGACTCAGTTACTTTAGATATATCAGGTTCTGATATTGCGTCTCATACCACATCAGACAGTTGGAAACACTGCTATTTACCTGTACAAACTCCAGTGGAAGTGAAGCATGGAGATGAAATTTATCTAGTTTTTAGGCGCTCTTATCCTCAACAGAGAGATTCCCTGTTTCGCCAATGTTATAAGTGGAACGGAACTATTAAACGTCATGGTAAAATCATCAATGCTTTTTATCAAAGTATGGAAAGTTAA
- a CDS encoding glutathione S-transferase family protein yields the protein MQIPKFKLISHELCPYVQRAVIVMLEKNIPHEREYIDLANRPPWFLEISPLGKVPALLVDNEVLFESAVICDYLDEITPGSLYPDNPLTKAKYRSWIEFGSSILNSIAGFYSAKDKSLFEAKTQELIQKFQTLEGQLHEGSFFGGDNFSLVDAVYGPIFRYFAVFEQYKDWDFFCQTPKVRIWQNNLLKHPSVMNAMLPNYPQLLHEFLLKRDSYLSQVIQAA from the coding sequence ATGCAAATCCCAAAATTCAAGTTAATCAGCCACGAACTTTGTCCCTATGTTCAACGGGCGGTAATAGTGATGCTGGAAAAAAACATTCCTCATGAAAGGGAATACATCGACCTTGCAAACAGACCACCTTGGTTTTTGGAAATTTCGCCTTTAGGCAAAGTTCCTGCTTTGCTAGTTGATAATGAAGTCTTGTTCGAGTCAGCCGTTATTTGTGACTATCTTGATGAAATTACCCCTGGCTCTCTTTATCCTGATAATCCGCTGACAAAAGCAAAATATCGTTCTTGGATAGAATTTGGCTCTAGCATTCTTAATAGTATTGCAGGTTTCTATAGTGCAAAAGACAAAAGTTTGTTTGAAGCCAAAACCCAAGAACTAATTCAGAAGTTTCAAACCTTAGAAGGACAATTACACGAAGGGTCTTTTTTCGGTGGTGATAACTTTTCATTAGTTGATGCAGTTTACGGGCCGATTTTCAGATATTTCGCGGTATTTGAGCAATACAAAGACTGGGACTTCTTTTGCCAAACTCCTAAAGTTAGGATTTGGCAAAATAACTTACTAAAACACCCGTCTGTTATGAATGCAATGTTACCAAACTATCCTCAGCTTTTACATGAGTTCTTGTTAAAGAGAGATTCTTACCTTTCCCAAGTTATTCAAGCAGCGTAA